Part of the Oncorhynchus mykiss isolate Arlee chromosome 12, USDA_OmykA_1.1, whole genome shotgun sequence genome, CGTACAGAACTGTCCTGGAATTAAAAACAGTCAGGGATCTCTTCTATTCCCTTCCCCTTGGATGTGATGGGAGAGGTGTCTCGAGCTAAAGAGACCAGCAGTTGTATTAGTTTTTTTTGTACATACTATTTTGATTGTGTCTTATTTTTATGGCAGTCTGTGATTGATCATTCATTTCCAGATGTTATGATTATTTGGTTATTTGGGCCTCTCAAAGCCCCTGTTAACGCCCTTCATTACTTTGGTATCTTGTCAGAGAAGGAAAGTTTTAATGtaaatatgtatactgtatagagAACCATGAGCTCATATAAATCACTTTGTTCCTTTATGTTAAATATAGACTCCATGTCATGTTTTTCCCTTAATGGTGTAGCTTTTCTACTTTGCATATGCACATTCATGGCCCCGAGTAAAAAATAATGTTGACATTATCTGTGGAATGCCATTTGTATTTTCCTTTGCTATCGACTTACTGTAGCTGGTATGTTTAAACATGTCCATAAGCTATATTCTCTAATAAAACAACAGTGTcaatacaagtgtgtgtgtgtgtgtgtgtgtgtgtgtgtgtgtgtgtgtgtgtgtgtgtgtgtgtgtgtgtgtgtgtgtgtgtgtgtgtgtgtgtgtgtgtgtgtgtgtgtgtgcgcgcacccACCCACGTGCCCCTGTAAATGTGTGAATGAAAGAATGATGGCCATCTTCACTGCCAGGCAGAATGGACATGTCTCTATCTGCAGCCGGCTTTATTCTTATCATTCCTGCCTGCCTCTCCCCCAGACCCTACAGAGCATTCTCAACTTGGCATCATCCATGGGAACTGCCCTCGGGGGGGATCGCAGGCCAGGCAGGTGGGTTAGTGGGAGGGGAGTGgggtggggtgaggaggggggaacATACCTGCCTTTCCAGGCTGTTGGCTAATTCCTCAGACCATTTTAAATTTTCATCACTCTCCTAAACCTACGTTCCATCCTTGATGTTGACGCCTGCAGGGCTAGGCCTCTTGAGACCCGAGTCTGAAGCCCTCCTGAGCTGAGCTCCGGTGAGCCTTGTAATTGCCCTGGTTTAGTGGTGAGTTCTGTGTAATCAGaggctttggtgtgtgtgtgtgtgtgtgtgtgtgtgggtgggtgagggggttgtgtgtgtctgtgtgtgtcacctGTTGCTGCGTGATCCTACAAAAGCCTCAGTGGTGTGGAACCTCCGTTACTCAATCTGGGGAAGATTGAGTAACAGCAATCTTCCGCCTCACTTATCATGGCATTCTATTATGTTCCTTCACTGTACCCTTTCTACACAGTAGCTTGTTATCCAAGTACACTCCCTATAATTGCACTGTGCCACCCTTGTAGTGTTTGATGAATAAGTAAGTAGAGCATTTAAATGGATTTGACTCTCTATGCCTCTCATGAGAATAACACACACTGCTATGACTCATTGCTCCCTCTTAATGGCCCTCATCTCTACATCTTTTGATTGTGACAATGTGCAGAACATTTTCACACATATATATCATCTAGAGTACTTGGTAGTTCAGTAATGAAGCAGTCATGAGTCCTTAAGATTTTTCAACAATCCATTTTTAATGATAATGCTTTggtaataaaacaataataatgaATGAACATGAAAATAAGGCTAAAAGATGTGGTTATTTCAGTTATCCATGTTGTTGGCACTGCCCTCCTCTGTGTTGCTGCTAGACACACACTGTCCAAACAACTGGAGGTCACACAGGCTGCCCAGGCTGTCTACCTCATAGAAGAACTCCATGCCAGACTCCCCTGCTGCGGTTATGCCCACAGACCCCTCTGATCCCTGCGACTTCAGCAGGCGCTGCATACAGGCCTCTAGGTCCTCCTGGTCCAGGGAGTGATCCAGGGTGGAGGGACACTGACCCCTGCCTGAATCCTCTTGGGCGGGGCTGGACAACACTCCCTGTGGCACCAGAACACTCAGCCCAACCTCAGCCTGCTGGCTGGGTTCCTCCTCAGACTCACAGTGGAAAATCTTCATAGCCTCCTCCAGAGAGGTGACTGCAGGCAGGGAACTATCTCCTAACCCCTGCAGGGACAGGCTGGGGCCGGTGACCTGGGTCAGAGAGGCCTGGGAGACTCTTGCAGCCCTGAGGCTATAGCTCTGGAACTCGAACAGAGGGTGGTTGGAGCCTGCCTGGAAGTGACCTCCAAGCTGATGGTGAGGGGCCAGGTGAGTGCTGCTGTCTCCGGCCTGAGGGAGGAGGCCAGTGGGGGCTTGTTGTGGCTCTGTGGAGAAGATAGGGTACATCCTAGCATCCATGGGCCCTCCTGTGAGGTGTTGCCTGTAGGACCAGGGGACTCTAGCCTGGTAGGCCATCCTGTTTGACTCAGGCCTCCACTGTGTGGCACGCTGGTCTTGGTGTAGCTGGTGTTGAGGCAGCCAGTAGAGCGCACTGTGCATGTACTGGGCAGACACCCGTTGGGCCTGGGTGGCAGAATGGGATAGGTAGCCCTGggtcctccctgtccatgtcTGTGGGTAGTACACCTGGGCATGACTGTGGACCCATGACCCCTTGGGCTGCTGAGGCCACATGTATGGAGCCTGCATCTGCGTGGAAGTGGTGTCCAGCATGGCTGAGGAGCTCATTTGTCTTATGTCACACACTAGACAGAGATGAATATGGAATGTCAACAACCACTGGGCAacaactggttgaatcaacgttgtttcgaAGTCATTTCACCAAAAGGGAATTTTGTCTTTTTTTCACCAAACTTGAACCTAAATCCGATaacatggtgacattttttgttgatttcacaagGAATTcttgttagttgacaactcaaccaaatgtaaatcaaaactagacgatGAACTGACGTCTGAGCTCAGTGTGAAAGTTTCTCCCTGAATTTACAGCACAACATTTTGGTTACCAAGCAAGCTACGTTCACTTGAACAACTACCAATTAAGTTCAAGATATAACTAGGTCTCACCTGGAGAGAGGCCACCAGTTATTCTGCCAGGAAGAAGTTGGTCTTTTTGGAATTGAATCATGTCACTTTCTGTCAAGAGTAGGTGGTGAATGATCATTTGGTTTTGTTGTAATTCAAGTGATTTCTGAACATTCTGTTTGGCATCATTCCTGAGGCAACGATGTTCTATGGATGAAGGCCCTTATGACATAAGAATATTCTGGTGGGAGAACtatattgttttgttgtgattcAAATTATTTCTGAACATTCTGTCTGCTATTGTTCCTGTGGAAACCAAGTTCTATTGATATTTTGACATTCTAAGattcaaaatgttttttactatgggtgtgcttgtaaattcactctggagtgccagagtgcgctcagagtgcactctgggcttttgtaaattcagagcatttcgtGCTTGGagcattcagagcgcacactggacgctctggccgaggagtagggttgatcagaatgttctgacctcacaatggcagtcaagcacccaagctaactggctaaagttggctagcttgctagctacttcgaGACAGAAATGAGAGAGAACCTCAccgaccattttactcgccctagcagagctggttaggctgttttcatgttatctagagcattGGTGACTATAACATGCTGACTTCAACGGGCACGCGCCATCACACgtatgttgattttgtccatctgGACgcaatcaggacacgcaggttgaaatatcaaaacaaacactaaaccaactatattaattctGGGACAGTTCgaaacacatgaaacattcatggacatttagctagctagcttgctgttactagctaatttgtcctagtATATAAACATTAGGTTGATATTTTACCTGAACTGTACAAGATCCCTGGATATTTGTAGAATATCAACCCATTTTGAGTCACACAAAATCATGTgttctctactctgacaattaatcaacagataaaaggggaaacctagttagtttctagtagtctctcctccttcagtcttcttcttctgtggtatatTGGTGATCGTGCAATTGAATGTGCATCTCACCACCTACTTTGCGGGATGGAAACAAGATTCCCAAAGAtttaacaaaatacaaaaaacaaaataaactaccaaaaaatacattcataaactaaatcaaataacatttctttaaaaatacaaataaacagaacaagcaagggtcaaaaccgggaggactagaaaaggcAACACGGGAAAACCACTGATAGGCTtggacatacaagacgaactggcgaagagagacaggaaactggggaaaacatactggggaaaacaagcaacacctggaaggggtggagacaataacgaggacaggtgaaacagatcagggtgtgacagtttgcccttttcttgtggcaacaggtcacaaatattgctgctgtgattgcacactgtggtatttaatccaatagatatgggagtttctcaaaattggatttgtttttttaattctttctgtgtctgtgtaatctgagggaaatatttgtctctaatatggtcatacatttggtaggaggttaggaagtgcagctcagtttccacctcattttgtggacagtgtgcacatagcctttcttttgagagccaggtctgcctatggcagcctctctcaatagcaaggctatactcaCATAGTCAAAACATTCCTTAGTTTTGGTTCAGccacagtggtcagatattctgccactgtgtactctctgtttagggccaaataacattctagtttgctctgttttttttgtttccactgtgtcaagtaattctatttttgtttttttcatgatttggttgtgtctaattgtgttgctgtcctggggctctgtgggtcaTGTTTGCTTAGAGAACTcttctgtaggtgatggctttgttaaggaaggtttgggaatcacttccttttaggtggttgtagaatttaacggctcatTTTTGTATTTGGTAATGAGCAGGTATCAGCCTAATTTTGTTCTGCATgctttatttggtgttttacgttgtacactgaggatattttgcagaattctgcatgcagagtttcaACTTGGTTTTTGTCCCATTTAGTAAATTATTGGGTGGTGATCATACcctagacctcacaaccataaagggcaatgggttctataactgattcatgtatttttagccagatcctaatctGTTGAATTTTATGTCCCTTTTGATGGCGTAAAAGGCCCTTCttaccttgtctctcagatctttcatagctttgtggaagttacttgtggcactgatgtttaggctgaggtatgtatagtttttgtgtACTCtaaggcaacggtgtctagattgTATTTGTGGCAACTcaaccttttttttaaagaaaataagcTCTGAAGAtaggtaggtgggggggggggcaatcaattcacatatggtgtccagggcacagctgggggcagagggtggtctatagcaagaggcatggtgagagacttgtttctggatatgtggatttttaaaagtagaagcttgaattgtttgggtacagacctggatagtaagacagaactctgcaggctatctctacagtagattgcaactccgccccctttggcagttctatcttgttggaaaatgttatagttagggatggaaatttcagggtttttggtggtcttcctaagccaggattcagacacggctaggacatccaggtgtgctaaagcagtgaataaaacaaacttagggaggaggcttctaatgttaacatggaTTAAACCAagtagaaggggtccgggtaTTGTaccccaggagtggctgatgggcctcttcagctagccgggagaatgggcctagcttcaggctaattggtgcttgcttcgggacagacgTTAACCAGGAGTAGTCACTcagattgcagctagctagctgcgatgatccaggtgaacgGTTCCGAGCTTGTGGTAGGAATCTGGGGATATGGAGAGataataggtccggtatgctctggtttgagttgCGTTGTACAAACTGGACAGAGCTTTCCGAGTTAAAGgtttagctgatgaccgctggcaGTGGATTGCTGACCACTAGCTAGTGTTGGGGGATTCCGGTTCCgaggttaaaaaaaatactttagaaaaaaactatccacaccacattgggtgaggtgcgttgcaggagagtattttgaagttgaggtttagaaaaatgtaaaaaggatatgcgaagaaaaatatataaaaatatatatacaagggacacgacaagacgaaggacaaagacttctgactgctacgccatcttggatagaattacctactcattcaagggtttttctttattgtcactattttctacattgtagaataatagtgaagacatcaaactacgGAATAgcacatagaatcatgtagtaaccataaaagtgttaatcaaatcaaaatatatttgatttttgagattcttcaaagtagccaccctttgccttgatgacagctttgcacactcttgtaattctctcaaccagcttcacatggaatgcttttacaacagtcttacaggagttcccacatatgctgagcacttgttggctgcttttctttccctccacggtccaactcatccccaaaccatctcaattgggttgaggtcaggtgattgtggaggacaggtcatttggtgcagcactccatcactctccttcttggtcaaatagcccttacacagcctggaggtgttgaaaaacaaatgatagtcccactaagtgcaaaccagatgtgttatcgctgcagaatgctgtggtcgccatgctggttaagtgttccttgaattctaaataaatcacagaccgtgtcaccagcaaagcaccatcacacctcctcctccatgcttcacggtgggaactacatgTGCGGAGATcacccgttcacctactctaattctcacaaagacacggtggttggaaccaaaaatctcaaatttggactcagaccaaaggacaaatcagatgttcattgcttgtgtttcttgacccaagcaagtctcttcttattattggtgtcctttagaagtggtttctttacagcaatttgaccacagttgatattgagatgtgtctgttacttgaagtctgaagcatttatttgggctgcaatttctgaggctggtaactctaatgaacttatcctttgcag contains:
- the LOC118937881 gene encoding uncharacterized protein LOC118937881, with translation MSSSAMLDTTSTQMQAPYMWPQQPKGSWVHSHAQVYYPQTWTGRTQGYLSHSATQAQRVSAQYMHSALYWLPQHQLHQDQRATQWRPESNRMAYQARVPWSYRQHLTGGPMDARMYPIFSTEPQQAPTGLLPQAGDSSTHLAPHHQLGGHFQAGSNHPLFEFQSYSLRAARVSQASLTQVTGPSLSLQGLGDSSLPAVTSLEEAMKIFHCESEEEPSQQAEVGLSVLVPQGVLSSPAQEDSGRGQCPSTLDHSLDQEDLEACMQRLLKSQGSEGSVGITAAGESGMEFFYEVDSLGSLCDLQLFGQCVSSSNTEEGSANNMDN